The sequence TCGTTTCTTTGAGTAATACCCCGCCTGCGCAGATGCATTTCGAGCGCCGGCATCCCCTCGTGTCGTTTCTCGCATCCAGTGGATGGGTCGTCGACAGCGAGGAATATGCACGCGAGCCGGACAAGTACGGGACCGCTTTCGGGCATCCCGACGACGGGCTGTTGCCGCTCAATTCATTGATCGTGCCCCTCGAGCGCCAGGGTTATCTGCAAGGCTTCGTGGTGCTCCGCAAGCCGGCCGGCCTCGCCTCGTTGAATTTCGAGGACCACGACATTCTGAAGACCGTGGGGCGCCAGATCGCGGCGGTGCTGGCGCAGGCGCTGGGTCAGGAGAAGCTCGCCGAAACGCGTCAGTTCGAGACGCTGAACCGCCTGTCGACGTTTCTCATGCACGATTTGAAGAACATCGTGGCGCAGCAGGAGCTCGTTGTCGCGAACGCGAAGCGGTTTCGCCATCGGCCGGATTTCATCGACGACGCTTTCGCGACGATCGACGGCGGTACCAAGCGGATCAAGAAGGTGCTGGAGCAGCTCGCGGCCGCTTCCCGTACTCAGCCCGCATCGGGACGCGTGGACGTATCGAAGGTCCTCATGGAAGTCCGCTCGCAGTGCTCCGATCGAAGCCCGGTCCCACAGATCGATCTGCAAGCGCAACCGGCGTGGGTTCGCATGGACCGCGACCAGGTCGCGAGCGTCCTTCTTCACTTGGTGCGCAACGCCCAGGACGCCACGCCCGCCGGCGGCCGCATCGACATCTGCGTGAGCAAGGAAGCGGACGAGATCCTGATCACCGTGGCCGATACCGGGTGCGGGATGGACGCCGGGTTCATTCGCGATCGGTTGTTCCGCCCTTTCGACAGCACGAAGGGGCCGACCGGAATGGGCATCGGCGCGTACCAGGCGCGTCACCTCGTTCGCCTTGCAGGGGGCGAGCTGGACGTGAAGAGCGATATCGGCGTCGGATCGACGTTCACCGTGAGGTTGCCGACGGCTGATTGGTCGGCCGTTCCGCTTTCGACAGAAGACGGGGGAGCACAGCCGACAGAGCAAGGGGATTCCTACACGTCCGCGGCATCGAAGATTTCGAGCGCCCGATAGGCCGCCGCAGAAACGAGCCGCGCATGAGCATTACCGCCGCACGCCCCACACGCCTTCTTTCGTCGCCGTTCTCGAGGACGCTGGCCCTGTCGTCGTTCGCGGCGCTGGGCATGCTGCTCCTGTGGCTCACCGCGCCGGTGTTTGCGTCGCTCCATCCCTACTGGGTCCAGTACGGCTACTCGCACGGCTACCTCGTCTTGGCCATGACCGCGTGGCTGATCCTTCGGGAAATACGCCGCGCTCCCTTCTACCCGCTCTCGGGAAGCTGGCTCGGCTTTGCGTGCTTCTCGGCTCTGATGCTCGCAACGGCGGGGGCGCGCGCCGCCAGCGTATCGATCGCTGCGCAAGCGGCCTTGCCGGCGCTCGTTGCGTCGGCGATATGGGCATGCGCGGGGGCGAGGAACGCGCGGCGATTCGTGCTGCCCTTGGCCTACGCGTACTTCGCGATACCTGTCTGGGACGTCTTCGTCCGCCCGCTGCAATCCTTGACGGTTCTCGTCGTATCCCAATGGCTTCGCGTTGCGAATGTCCCCGCCTTCATCGACGGCAACCTGATTCACCTCGCCAGCGGCACCTTCGAGGTACAGGGGGGATGCGCGGGCCTCCACTACGCCATCGTCGCAGTGGCATTGGCCTCCTTCTGCGGAATTCTCTATCACCGGCGCCGCGGCCCGGTCCTCATATTGTTGACCTGCGCTGTCGGTCTCGCGCTTTTCACGAATTGGCTACGGGTGTTCACCATCGTCGTTGCCGGCTACCTCACCGACATGCAGCACTTCTTGATCGCCAGGGACCACGACTTTTTCGGTTGGTCGTTGTTCGTCGTCTTCATCGCTCCTCTGTTCTATCTCGATCGTGTGCTGCAGCGCAGCCATCCGCAGTCCCGGGCCGAGCACGTTGCAACGGCGGTTGCCGGCTCGCCGGTCGTGATGTCGCATGCAGCCATCACTGCCGTGTGTGCAGCGCTCGCTCTCGGAATCTGGCTCAATCATCGAATCGATCAGCGCGACGAAGCGTGGCACGGCACGGTCGCCCTGCCGATGCCCGAGATCGACGGATGGAGCCGGATCGCCGAGTGGCGTGACGTGCGGCGTCCCTACTTCGTCGGCGCTACGGCCGAGGCGGCGAGCTGGTATACGGATGGAGCCGTTCGAATCGGCGCTTATGTGGCTCATTACGCAGCGCAACAACAGGGACGCGAGATCGTGTTTGCTCATAATCGTGCGGAAGGTCGGTCCGGAGACATCGTGGAACGCCGTGCGATCGACGTGGCCGTCCGCAGCGGAGCCGAGTTGCCGTTCCAGGAAGTCGAGATTTCCGACCAGCGGGGCCGGCGTGTGGTTTGGATCGGAATGCGCGTGGCGGGCAAGTGGGCCGCGGACCGCCTGACTGCCAAGGCCCTGCAGCTCGTCGGCGCCGTTCGCGGGCGCTGGGATGCACAGGCTTTCGTGATGACTACAGATTGCGAAGCCGACTGCAGCAACGCACGGGCTCATTTGCGACGATTCGCTCTGATCGCGGTGGAGCCGTTGCAGCAGCAAGCAGAGCGGCTTTCAGGGGCGCAGACCGGGCCTGCGACTCGAGGTGGGAGTAGCGCCATGAGCAGCACGCAATGAAAGCGAGGTCGATCCTGCGCGCCGCTTGGCTTGCGGCGGTTCTGGCCGCGGCCGGGTGCGGTCGACTCGATCCGCAGGCGGAGCTCGCGGCGGCCGCCGACAGTCTCGCCGCGGGCGATTACGGCGACGCGTCCATCCGGCTCAACAACGTCGTTCAGGTCGACCCGGACAACGCCGAGGCTCGCAGGCTGCGCGGCGAGCTCGCGTTGCTGCTCGGCGATTATGCAGGGGCGGCCGAAGAGCTCGATCGGGCACGCATGCTGGGCGCCGCGCTCGATACCGTGGCGCTCGGCCTGGCCGAAGCCTGGACGGCGCTTCAGCGCCCGGAGCGCGCCCTGGAGATACTCGACGCAGCCGCCCCGTCCCTGGACGACGATCCCGTTTACTGGACGATCAGGGCCGAGGCGCTGCTTCGCGCCGGCCGAACGGATGACGCGGAGCAGGCGCTCGAATCCGCCGAACGGGCCGGCGAGGGCGGCACGCGTGCCCGGATCGCGCGCGCTCGGCTTGCTTTCGCTCGTAACGACTTTGCCGCGGCCGAGGAGATACTGCGGCAAGTCGTGAGCGCAGCGCCGGACGAGCCGTTGCCGCTCAGGGCGCGCGCCGAGCTCTTCGCGCGCACGGGGCGCTTGGACGAGGCGGCGGCCGATCTGCTGCACGCCGCGGACCTCTACCGTGTTGCATCGCTTCGCCGGCACGAGGTGACGACCTTGCTGGCGCTCGTGCAAGTAAACCTCGCGCGTAACGACTTGGATGGCGCCGAAGCCGTGGCCGAGCGCCTGACAGAGCGGGCACCGCAGGCGGCGCTGACGGCTTATTTCCGCGGGCTGGTCGAATATCGGCGCGGAAACCTCGATGAAGCCGCGGCCTTGATCCAACCGATCGTCAACGCGTCGCCGGACGTGATTCAGTTCCGCTCTCTGCTCGGCGCCATTCACCTGGCACGCGGCGATCTCGGGCAGGCAGAGCAGCAGTTCCGCATGGTTCTGGCCGAGTCGCCCGGCGATCCGGCCGCCGTCAAGCTGCTCGCCGAAACGCACCTTAGGCAGCGCCGGCCGGAGGCCGCGCTCTCGGTGCTCAAGGCCGTGGAGGATGCGGCGGCCGAGGATCCGCAGATCGGCCTGTTGAGCGGAATCGCGAACCTGTTGACCGGTGACACCGAGCAAGGCCTGCTCTACCTGCAGCAAGCGGTATCGCTCGATCCAGCGAACGAGCTGCTGAAGCTGCACCTTGCACGCGCTTACCTCGCCGCAGGCCGCGATGCTGATGCATCCGCCGTGCTCGAGGATACGCTCGGCGGCGGCCCGGCCGAGCTCGAAGCGGATCTGCTGCGGCTTTTCGCCGACGTGCGCGCCGGCGGACCGGGCGCAGCGAACGCCGAGGCGGCGGAGCTGCTCGCAGAGTTTCCCCGCGATCCGCGCGCTTTGACGGGGGTCGCGGTCTACTATCAGCTCCAGGGCGAAACCGAGCGTGCGCGGGAGCTCTTCGAGCAGGCCGCGAAGTTCGAGACGGAGGGCGCTACCGCACGCTTGTTCCTTGCGGCAGCCCTGGTGCAAGAAGGGCGCTCGCAAGATGCGGAACGATTGCTCGAGCAGGTCGTCGAGGAACAACCCGAGAACGCCCAGGCGCTGAGCGCGCTTGCCGAGCTTCTGACGGCGCGGCAAGCCTTCGGCGAAGCGGCCGCGCTGTTGCGCCGGGCCGCCGATCACTCCGCGTCGATCTCGCCTCGACTGATGCTTGCGCAGCTGCTCATTCGACAGGGCGATCTGACGGCCGCCGCGCGAGAGATCGACGTCGCGGCGAAGGCGGCGCCGGAGAGTGCGGAAGTCGTCGCCGTTCGCGGTCTGCTGGCGTTCGCCGAAGGGCGTGTCGACGAGGCGACGAAATTGTTGCAGCAGGCCGAATCGCAGCTTCCGAACCGCCTGGGCGTGAGCTTGGCGCTCGCTCGCGCGCAGCTTGCCGGCGGGCAGCCGGCCGCGGCGCGCGACACGCTTCGACGTGTGCTGGCCGTCGCGCCCCGGTCTTTGCCGCTTCGACTCGTCCTAGGCGATGCGGAGCTCGCGCTCGGCAACGCGGCCGAGGCCCTGTCGATCGCCAGTGCGCTCAAGGCGGAGTATCCGGCGCAAAGCGGCGGCTATCTGCTCGAAGCCGAGGCACTGATAGCCACGCGGCGTTACGCTGCAGCCGCGAGCACCTTGACCGCCGCTTTCGACCTCGAGCCCACTTGGCCCGTGCTGACGCGGCTCATCGCCGCGCTCCAGCTCGCCGGCCGGCCCGACGAAGCTCTGCAGGCCGCTGAGGAGTGGTCAGCGGCGAATCCGAACCATGTTCCCGGGCGGCTGGCGCTCGCCGGTCTCTTGCAGAACGATGAACGTTATGACGAGGCGCTGCGCGCCTACGAAGGCGTGCTGGATCTCGAGGCGAGCAATCTGATCGCGTT comes from Gammaproteobacteria bacterium and encodes:
- the prsK gene encoding XrtA/PEP-CTERM system histidine kinase PrsK → MPWLGVVSYGAAALLYGIAAVVVLAGRPHSSRARCLAIAIVASSLWAAGLALSSIGMSLSAPVLVGLDAVHLFVWTTCVLFWLAPPSARRRLVGASAGIGLLAVMAAWPAAPVSVADTSYPALVLMALIGFLSIEQVYRNAQEEARPHLKLLCLAVGGIVTVDLIVYSNAALLGGLQPLLWSARGFANAAVLPLIVLGSARQSGWEREPFVSRQVVFYTASLLGVGGYLVAMGLAAYFIRAIGREWSFPLDIVFVLAGIGVLLVVLFSSNIRARLKVSLVKHFYRSKYDYREEWLRLTQSLSRTGDLEQSALNGLEGMARIIGSQHGDLWIERDGHRYEWLVSLSNTPPAQMHFERRHPLVSFLASSGWVVDSEEYAREPDKYGTAFGHPDDGLLPLNSLIVPLERQGYLQGFVVLRKPAGLASLNFEDHDILKTVGRQIAAVLAQALGQEKLAETRQFETLNRLSTFLMHDLKNIVAQQELVVANAKRFRHRPDFIDDAFATIDGGTKRIKKVLEQLAAASRTQPASGRVDVSKVLMEVRSQCSDRSPVPQIDLQAQPAWVRMDRDQVASVLLHLVRNAQDATPAGGRIDICVSKEADEILITVADTGCGMDAGFIRDRLFRPFDSTKGPTGMGIGAYQARHLVRLAGGELDVKSDIGVGSTFTVRLPTADWSAVPLSTEDGGAQPTEQGDSYTSAASKISSAR
- a CDS encoding EpsI family protein, with the protein product MVGRSAFDRRRGSTADRARGFLHVRGIEDFERPIGRRRNEPRMSITAARPTRLLSSPFSRTLALSSFAALGMLLLWLTAPVFASLHPYWVQYGYSHGYLVLAMTAWLILREIRRAPFYPLSGSWLGFACFSALMLATAGARAASVSIAAQAALPALVASAIWACAGARNARRFVLPLAYAYFAIPVWDVFVRPLQSLTVLVVSQWLRVANVPAFIDGNLIHLASGTFEVQGGCAGLHYAIVAVALASFCGILYHRRRGPVLILLTCAVGLALFTNWLRVFTIVVAGYLTDMQHFLIARDHDFFGWSLFVVFIAPLFYLDRVLQRSHPQSRAEHVATAVAGSPVVMSHAAITAVCAALALGIWLNHRIDQRDEAWHGTVALPMPEIDGWSRIAEWRDVRRPYFVGATAEAASWYTDGAVRIGAYVAHYAAQQQGREIVFAHNRAEGRSGDIVERRAIDVAVRSGAELPFQEVEISDQRGRRVVWIGMRVAGKWAADRLTAKALQLVGAVRGRWDAQAFVMTTDCEADCSNARAHLRRFALIAVEPLQQQAERLSGAQTGPATRGGSSAMSSTQ
- the prsT gene encoding XrtA/PEP-CTERM system TPR-repeat protein PrsT produces the protein MKARSILRAAWLAAVLAAAGCGRLDPQAELAAAADSLAAGDYGDASIRLNNVVQVDPDNAEARRLRGELALLLGDYAGAAEELDRARMLGAALDTVALGLAEAWTALQRPERALEILDAAAPSLDDDPVYWTIRAEALLRAGRTDDAEQALESAERAGEGGTRARIARARLAFARNDFAAAEEILRQVVSAAPDEPLPLRARAELFARTGRLDEAAADLLHAADLYRVASLRRHEVTTLLALVQVNLARNDLDGAEAVAERLTERAPQAALTAYFRGLVEYRRGNLDEAAALIQPIVNASPDVIQFRSLLGAIHLARGDLGQAEQQFRMVLAESPGDPAAVKLLAETHLRQRRPEAALSVLKAVEDAAAEDPQIGLLSGIANLLTGDTEQGLLYLQQAVSLDPANELLKLHLARAYLAAGRDADASAVLEDTLGGGPAELEADLLRLFADVRAGGPGAANAEAAELLAEFPRDPRALTGVAVYYQLQGETERARELFEQAAKFETEGATARLFLAAALVQEGRSQDAERLLEQVVEEQPENAQALSALAELLTARQAFGEAAALLRRAADHSASISPRLMLAQLLIRQGDLTAAAREIDVAAKAAPESAEVVAVRGLLAFAEGRVDEATKLLQQAESQLPNRLGVSLALARAQLAGGQPAAARDTLRRVLAVAPRSLPLRLVLGDAELALGNAAEALSIASALKAEYPAQSGGYLLEAEALIATRRYAAAASTLTAAFDLEPTWPVLTRLIAALQLAGRPDEALQAAEEWSAANPNHVPGRLALAGLLQNDERYDEALRAYEGVLDLEASNLIALNNAAWLSHELARPEALTLAERAYELAPDNPAVLDTLGWILFSEDRAQEAIEHLSRAAELAPQVPEIRYHFAQALAALGRSAEARS